The DNA segment CGAACAATTCGGCGGCCACCTCTCGGAAACTGCCCGCGTCTGGCGCAACAAGCTGGATCAGCGCCTGCGTCCCCTCGGTCTGAGTCAGGCCAAATGGATGGCCATCCTATACCTCTCCAAGCAGGGTGACGGCCTGATGCAGCGTGAACTGGCAAATCTGCTCGGCATCGAAGGCGCCTCGCTGGTCGGTCTACTCGACCGCATGGCACAGGACGGCTGGATCGAACGCCGCGAGAAACCGGAGGATCGCCGCTGCAAGTCCGTACACCTGACCGAGCAGGC comes from the Acidihalobacter yilgarnensis genome and includes:
- a CDS encoding MarR family winged helix-turn-helix transcriptional regulator codes for the protein MNDVHEQFGGHLSETARVWRNKLDQRLRPLGLSQAKWMAILYLSKQGDGLMQRELANLLGIEGASLVGLLDRMAQDGWIERREKPEDRRCKSVHLTEQAHTLSREIKAIAGALRRELLDGLSAEEIRCCEHVLTHIKQRAAQI